A stretch of Carya illinoinensis cultivar Pawnee chromosome 14, C.illinoinensisPawnee_v1, whole genome shotgun sequence DNA encodes these proteins:
- the LOC122294542 gene encoding GATA zinc finger domain-containing protein 16-like, whose product MVYRPVSNIALSQSLTQNPVPVLWNQTPYILMASQPFHQASAGMNSFVPSNPSSGSHGGQVDLTLRLGLPKDSHEKNNLFNLGGQYDPPAPMNYHHAYFSYNRGCSYSPGTYPFGMASEMGSMTNQLGGQNMYDHPNIHMNDPWLANPNYMNSNGVLGHHPYNYYNNIQPPAAQMNEYVLLSPSSRTPGNGSSSSRRQCNINYNDPNKRCTNYNCGTNNTPMWRKGPLGPKSLCNACGIKYRKDEERKKARDIAAESSGTSSRDQE is encoded by the exons ATGGTTTACAGGCCAGTCTCGAATATTGCTCTATCTCAAAGCTTGACTCAGAACCCAGTACCGGTGCTTTGGAATCAAACTCCATATATATTAATGGCGTCCCAACCATTCCATCAGGCATCAGCAGGAATGAATAGCTTTGTCCCGTCCAACCCATCATCAGGAAGTCATGGCGGCCAAGTGGACCTCACCCTCAGGCTAGGATTACCTAAAGACTCTCACGAAAAGAACAATCTTTTCAACTTGGGCGGCCAATATGATCCTCCTGCTCCCATGAACTATCACCATGCCTATTTCAGCTACAATCGTGGCTGCTCTTACTCTCCG GGCACATATCCTTTTGGCATGGCTTCTGAAATGGGCAGCATGACCAACCAGCTGGGTGGACAGAATATGTATGATCACCCCAATATTCATATGAATGATCCATGGTTAGCAAACCCTAATTACATGAATTCAAATGGAGTACTAGGGCATCATCCCTACAACTACTACAACAACATCCAGCCTCCAGCAGCTCAAATGAATGAGTACGTACTGCTTAGCCCCTCCTCTAGGACGCCTGGCAATGGCAGCTCCTCTTCAAGGCGTCAATGCAATATCAATTATAATGACCCTAACAAGAGGTGCACCAACTATAACTGTGGCACTAATAACACTCCCATGTGGCGCAAAGGCCCCCTTGGCCCTAAG AGCCTTTGCAATGCTTGTGGGATCAAGTATAGAAAGGACGAGGAGAGAAAGAAAGCCAGAGATATTGCAGCTGAAAGCTCCGGCACAAGCAGTCGGGATCAGGAATGA
- the LOC122294543 gene encoding nucleolar complex protein 2 homolog isoform X1 — protein MGAKGAVKSLEPELNDEQEEEETGRSMTSTSRSQAREHMKQLDRLKEKDPEFYEFLKEHDKELLQFNDEDIDDADTDVEDVDIQIDGETGKHDISEKDKKPSEHVITSAMVDSWCNSIQENGNLSAVRSLMRAFKTACHYGDDGGDDPSTKFSIMSSSVFNKIMLFVLSEMDSILRKLLKLPSSGGKKETIIDLMSSKQWKNFNHFVKSYLGNALHVLNQMTDTEMISFTLRRLKYSSIFLVAFPSLLRRYIKVALHFWGTGGGALPVVSFLFLRDLCVRLGSDCLDECFKGIYKAYVLNCQFINALKLQHIQFLGNCVIELLGVDLPTAYQHAFVFIRQLAMILRDALNTKTKEAFRKVYEWKFINCLELWTGALCAYGSEADFRPLAYPLTQIISGVARLVPSARYFPLRVRCAKMLNRIAASTGTFIPVSMLLLDMLEMKELNRPPAGGVSKAVDLRTKLKVSETTLKTRAFQEACVLSVIEELADHLAQWSYSVAFFELSFIPLVRLRSFCKTTKVERFRKEMRQLIRQIEASSEFTNERRTLISFLPNNPAATSFLEDVKKLGASPLSQYVLALRQRAQQRNASLTESSVLVGEHSSVFTRKIPESDEEDVTANEEGASVFSSSWLPGSDSKAKPKETKKKKKKRKMEDYKEVAGEEDVVEDLVLSSDEDASDSDTHSVGEDDSGKTVAPKQQSEKRKPPTNKSKKSGKSRAKKSKKRKRAN, from the exons ATGGGTGCGAAAGGTgcag TGAAGAGCTTGGAACCTGAGCTGAATGATGaacaagaggaagaagaaaccGGTAGGAGCATGACTTCTACATCTAGGAGTCAAGCTAGAGAGCACATGAAGCAACTAGATAGACTTAAGGAAAAG GACCCTGAATTCTACGAGTTTTTGAAAGAGCATGATAAGGAACTTCTACAATTTAATGATGAGGATATTGAC GATGCCGATACAGACGTGGAAGATGTAGACATACAAATCGATGGTGAAACTGGCAAGCATGATATTTCAGAAAAAGATAAGAAACCTTCAGAACATGTGATAACTAGTGCAATGGTTGATTCCTGGTGTAACTCGATACAAGAAAATGGAAACTTAAGTGCTGTTCGTTCGCTTATGAGAGCATTCAAGACTGCATGCCACTATGGTGATGATGGTGGGGATGATCCTTCCACAAAGTTCAGTATCATGTCAAGTAGCGTcttcaataaaataatgttgtttGTATTAAGTGAAATGGATTCAATACTTCGAAAATTGTTGAAGCTTCCTAGTTCTGGTGGAAAGAAAGAGACTATAATAGATCTCATGAGCTCAAAACAATGGAAGAACTTCAATCACTTTGTGAAGTCATATCTTGGAAATGCCCTACATGTTTTGAACCAAATGACCGATACAGAAATGATATCATTTACTTTACGGCGTCTCAAATATTCTTCCATATTTTTGGTTGCTTTTCCAAGCCTTTTAAGGAGGTACATAAAG GTTGCACTTCACTTTTGGGGTACAGGTGGCGGTGCACTACCTGTTGTCTCATTTCTATTTCTAAGAGATTTATGTGTCCGGCTTGGATCTGATTGCTTAGATGAGTGCTTTAAAGGGATATATAAAGCGTATGTGTTGAACTGCCAGTTTATAAATGCATTGAAATTGCAACATATCCAATTTCTTGGAAATTGCGTCATTGAACTTCTGGGGGTGGATCTTCCTACTGCATATCAACATGCATTTGTTTTTATTCGACAATTGGCAATGATTTTACGGGATGCACTTAATACGAAGACTAAG GAGGCATTCCGTAAGGTATACGAGTGGAAGTTCATTAACTGCCTTGAACTTTGGACTGGAGCTTTGTGTGCCTATGGCTCAGAAGCGGACTTTAGGCCCCTTGCTTATCCTCTGACCCAAATAATTTCTGGGGTAGCCCGTCTAGTTCCGAGTGCAAGATACTTTCCCCTTAGAGTGAGATGTGCTAAAATGCTTAACCGCATTGCCGCTTCTACTGGTACTTTCATACCTGTTTCTATGCTCCTTTTGGACATGCTGGAGATGAAAGAATTAAATAGGCCCCCTGCTGGAGGTGTTAGCAAAGCTGTTGATTTGCGCACTAAACTCAAg GTAAGTGAGACAACCCTGAAGACACGGGCATTTCAAGAGGCATGTGTTCTTTCAGTGATTGAGGAGCTAGCTGACCATTTAGCTCAGTGGAGCTATTCTGTTGCATTCTTTGAGTTGTCTTTTATCCCACTTGTGCGGTTGCGCAGCTTTTGCAAAACTACCAAAGTTGAGAGGTTCCGGAAAGAAATGAGGCAGCTTATCCGTCAG ATTGAGGCTAGTTCTGAGTTTACCAATGAAAGGCGTACGttgatttcttttcttcccaATAATCCTGCAGCAACATCTTTTCTTGAG GATGTGAAAAAGTTGGGGGCTAGCCCTCTGTCACAGTATGTTCTAGCTCTGCGGCAAAGAGCACAGCAAAGAAATGCTTCATTGACGGAATCCAG TGTTCTTGTTGGTGAGCATTCCTCTGTCTTCACAAGGAAGATACCAGAAAGTGATGAAGAGGATGTTACAGCGAATGAAGAAGGTGCTTCCGTCTTTAGTTCTTCATGGTTACCAGGAAGTGATTCCAA GGCCAAgcccaaagaaacaaaaaagaagaaaaagaagagaaaaatggaaGATTACAAAGAGGTAGCTGGGGAGGAAGATGTTGTGGAGGATTTGGTACTCAGCTCTGATGAAGATGCGTCCGACAGTGATACCCACTCTGTAGGGGAGGATGACAGTGGGAAAACTGTAGCTCCAAAACAACAAAGCGAGAAGCGGAAACCGCCTACAAATAAATCAAAGAAGAGTGGAAAATCTCGGGCAAAGAAgtcaaagaagaggaagagagccAATTGA
- the LOC122294543 gene encoding nucleolar complex protein 2 homolog isoform X2 → MGAKVKSLEPELNDEQEEEETGRSMTSTSRSQAREHMKQLDRLKEKDPEFYEFLKEHDKELLQFNDEDIDDADTDVEDVDIQIDGETGKHDISEKDKKPSEHVITSAMVDSWCNSIQENGNLSAVRSLMRAFKTACHYGDDGGDDPSTKFSIMSSSVFNKIMLFVLSEMDSILRKLLKLPSSGGKKETIIDLMSSKQWKNFNHFVKSYLGNALHVLNQMTDTEMISFTLRRLKYSSIFLVAFPSLLRRYIKVALHFWGTGGGALPVVSFLFLRDLCVRLGSDCLDECFKGIYKAYVLNCQFINALKLQHIQFLGNCVIELLGVDLPTAYQHAFVFIRQLAMILRDALNTKTKEAFRKVYEWKFINCLELWTGALCAYGSEADFRPLAYPLTQIISGVARLVPSARYFPLRVRCAKMLNRIAASTGTFIPVSMLLLDMLEMKELNRPPAGGVSKAVDLRTKLKVSETTLKTRAFQEACVLSVIEELADHLAQWSYSVAFFELSFIPLVRLRSFCKTTKVERFRKEMRQLIRQIEASSEFTNERRTLISFLPNNPAATSFLEDVKKLGASPLSQYVLALRQRAQQRNASLTESSVLVGEHSSVFTRKIPESDEEDVTANEEGASVFSSSWLPGSDSKAKPKETKKKKKKRKMEDYKEVAGEEDVVEDLVLSSDEDASDSDTHSVGEDDSGKTVAPKQQSEKRKPPTNKSKKSGKSRAKKSKKRKRAN, encoded by the exons ATGGGTGCGAAAG TGAAGAGCTTGGAACCTGAGCTGAATGATGaacaagaggaagaagaaaccGGTAGGAGCATGACTTCTACATCTAGGAGTCAAGCTAGAGAGCACATGAAGCAACTAGATAGACTTAAGGAAAAG GACCCTGAATTCTACGAGTTTTTGAAAGAGCATGATAAGGAACTTCTACAATTTAATGATGAGGATATTGAC GATGCCGATACAGACGTGGAAGATGTAGACATACAAATCGATGGTGAAACTGGCAAGCATGATATTTCAGAAAAAGATAAGAAACCTTCAGAACATGTGATAACTAGTGCAATGGTTGATTCCTGGTGTAACTCGATACAAGAAAATGGAAACTTAAGTGCTGTTCGTTCGCTTATGAGAGCATTCAAGACTGCATGCCACTATGGTGATGATGGTGGGGATGATCCTTCCACAAAGTTCAGTATCATGTCAAGTAGCGTcttcaataaaataatgttgtttGTATTAAGTGAAATGGATTCAATACTTCGAAAATTGTTGAAGCTTCCTAGTTCTGGTGGAAAGAAAGAGACTATAATAGATCTCATGAGCTCAAAACAATGGAAGAACTTCAATCACTTTGTGAAGTCATATCTTGGAAATGCCCTACATGTTTTGAACCAAATGACCGATACAGAAATGATATCATTTACTTTACGGCGTCTCAAATATTCTTCCATATTTTTGGTTGCTTTTCCAAGCCTTTTAAGGAGGTACATAAAG GTTGCACTTCACTTTTGGGGTACAGGTGGCGGTGCACTACCTGTTGTCTCATTTCTATTTCTAAGAGATTTATGTGTCCGGCTTGGATCTGATTGCTTAGATGAGTGCTTTAAAGGGATATATAAAGCGTATGTGTTGAACTGCCAGTTTATAAATGCATTGAAATTGCAACATATCCAATTTCTTGGAAATTGCGTCATTGAACTTCTGGGGGTGGATCTTCCTACTGCATATCAACATGCATTTGTTTTTATTCGACAATTGGCAATGATTTTACGGGATGCACTTAATACGAAGACTAAG GAGGCATTCCGTAAGGTATACGAGTGGAAGTTCATTAACTGCCTTGAACTTTGGACTGGAGCTTTGTGTGCCTATGGCTCAGAAGCGGACTTTAGGCCCCTTGCTTATCCTCTGACCCAAATAATTTCTGGGGTAGCCCGTCTAGTTCCGAGTGCAAGATACTTTCCCCTTAGAGTGAGATGTGCTAAAATGCTTAACCGCATTGCCGCTTCTACTGGTACTTTCATACCTGTTTCTATGCTCCTTTTGGACATGCTGGAGATGAAAGAATTAAATAGGCCCCCTGCTGGAGGTGTTAGCAAAGCTGTTGATTTGCGCACTAAACTCAAg GTAAGTGAGACAACCCTGAAGACACGGGCATTTCAAGAGGCATGTGTTCTTTCAGTGATTGAGGAGCTAGCTGACCATTTAGCTCAGTGGAGCTATTCTGTTGCATTCTTTGAGTTGTCTTTTATCCCACTTGTGCGGTTGCGCAGCTTTTGCAAAACTACCAAAGTTGAGAGGTTCCGGAAAGAAATGAGGCAGCTTATCCGTCAG ATTGAGGCTAGTTCTGAGTTTACCAATGAAAGGCGTACGttgatttcttttcttcccaATAATCCTGCAGCAACATCTTTTCTTGAG GATGTGAAAAAGTTGGGGGCTAGCCCTCTGTCACAGTATGTTCTAGCTCTGCGGCAAAGAGCACAGCAAAGAAATGCTTCATTGACGGAATCCAG TGTTCTTGTTGGTGAGCATTCCTCTGTCTTCACAAGGAAGATACCAGAAAGTGATGAAGAGGATGTTACAGCGAATGAAGAAGGTGCTTCCGTCTTTAGTTCTTCATGGTTACCAGGAAGTGATTCCAA GGCCAAgcccaaagaaacaaaaaagaagaaaaagaagagaaaaatggaaGATTACAAAGAGGTAGCTGGGGAGGAAGATGTTGTGGAGGATTTGGTACTCAGCTCTGATGAAGATGCGTCCGACAGTGATACCCACTCTGTAGGGGAGGATGACAGTGGGAAAACTGTAGCTCCAAAACAACAAAGCGAGAAGCGGAAACCGCCTACAAATAAATCAAAGAAGAGTGGAAAATCTCGGGCAAAGAAgtcaaagaagaggaagagagccAATTGA
- the LOC122295220 gene encoding uncharacterized protein LOC122295220: MSMHDLNASKSNQTGSGFQNNDHDHDGPTLSLHSSFGDLNRSNGSGSSTTANTDHNVGSRPIISSLSQLGLSKRVTEVRSSYVAPHRVHVHSLIDFMPVQNQASDLALTEVTVTHEIVRTQLLAATSTRDRIFNIPRSDDDEIRIQGQPSIQTQTFMPASSNQVNHSPSFQRPEPLHDHHFQNLSNNFAHFQAISSPHDHSSLGSYLQNPGYNNPSHYQNSVPMETKDQNRRANPPLIIRNISSRELRFYLESNISNPLRSFNSVDTDISEDEDDEIEGDGRTHSLPYKKYGPYTCPKCEGVFDTSQSFAAHIGSHYKYETSEERRKRLAARRRRKNLRLFRFGAGLNVVPDYSLNAAWQRKSWNVDKNAEMAVKIEERDDGDEEDDEDGDEEDDGDEMQKQAPPPEHEAAHEAGLIGNEVKEEPLELMV; encoded by the coding sequence ATGTCTATGCATGATTTGAATGCTTCCAAGTCTAACCAGACTGGTTCAGGCTTTCAAAataatgatcatgatcatgatggtCCGACCCTTTCACTCCACTCGAGTTTTGGTGATCTGAATCGTTCCAATGGATCAGGTAGTAGTACTACTGCAAACACCGACCACAACGTTGGGAGTCGGCCAATTATCTCAAGTCTTAGCCAACTTGGTCTGTCCAAACGAGTGACTGAGGTGAGATCATCCTATGTTGCCCCGCATAGAGTCCATGTCCATAGCCTCATCGACTTCATGCCTGTCCAAAACCAAGCATCAGATCTTGCTCTCACTGAGGTCACTGTCACCCATGAGATTGTGAGAACTCAACTTCTGGCTGCGACCTCCACTAGGGATCGGATTTTCAATATCCCAAGATCAGATGATGATGAAATCCGTATCCAAGGCCAACCCAGTATCCAAACCCAAACTTTCATGCCTGCCTCCTCCAACCAAGTGAATCATTCACCGTCATTCCAGAGGCCGGAACCTTTACATgaccatcattttcaaaacctCAGCAACAACTTTGCTCATTTTCAAGCCATTAGTAGCCCTCATGATCATTCTAGTCTTGGGAGCTATTTGCAAAACCCAGGCTATAATAATCCTAGTCATTATCAAAACTCAGTACCGATGGAAACTAAGGATCAAAACCGTCGTGCAAACCCACCGTTAATTATAAGGAATATCAGTTCGCGAGAGCTACGCTTTTATCTTGAGTCCAATATAAGCAACCCATTGCGAAGTTTTAACTCAGTTGACACTGATATTTCTgaggatgaagatgatgaaATTGAGGGTGATGGCCGCACTCATAGCCTTCCTTACAAGAAATATGGTCCATACACATGTCCCAAATGCGAGGGAGTTTTCGATACATCACAATCATTTGCAGCTCACATAGGGTCTCATTACAAGTACGAGACCAGCGAGGAGAGGAGGAAAAGACTAGCAGCcaggagaagaaggaaaaatctTCGTCTTTTCCGTTTCGGAGCTGGACTTAATGTGGTGCCCGATTATTCTTTAAATGCAGCATGGCAAAGGAAGAGTTGGAATGTGGACAAGAACGCAGAAATGGCTGTGAAAATTGAAGAGAGAGATGATGGGGATGAGGAAGATGATGAGGATGGGGATGAGGAAGATGATGGGGATGAGATGCAAAAACAGGCTCCACCTCCAGAACATGAAGCAGCTCATGAGGCCGGCTTGATTGGCAATGAGGTCAAAGAGGAGCCTTTGGAACTGAtggtttaa